A region from the Medicago truncatula cultivar Jemalong A17 chromosome 6, MtrunA17r5.0-ANR, whole genome shotgun sequence genome encodes:
- the LOC25497302 gene encoding disease resistance protein RPP4 isoform X2, whose protein sequence is MVGLYGTGGMGKSTLAKAVFNFVADQFEVVCFLHNVRENSSHNNLKHLQKKLLSKIVKFDGKLEDVSEGISIIKERLSKKKILLILDDVDKLEQLEALAGGLDWFGPGSRVIITTRDTHLLACHGITSTHVVKGLNETEALELLRRMAFKNDKVPSSYEEILNRVVTYASGLPLAIVTIGGNLFGRKVEDWKRTLDEYENIPDKDIQRILQVSYDALKEKDQSVFLDIACCFKGCKWTKVKKILHAHYGHCIEHHVGVLAEKCLIGHWEYDTYVTLHDLIEDMGKEVVRQESPNKPGERSRLWFRDDIVNVLRDNTGTGNIEMIYLKYDSTARETEWDRMACKKMTNLKTLIIDDYKFSGGPGYLPSSLRYWKWRFCPLKSPSCISSKEFNYMKVLILDLCEYLTHIPDVSGLRNLEKCSFRECHSLITIHSSIGHLNKLEILNAYGCLELEHFPPLQLPSLKKFEISYCESLKNFPELLCKMTNIKDIKIYDTSIEELPYSFQNFSELQRLTISGYDLGGKLRFPKYNDKMNSIVFSNVEHVDLRNNNLSDECLPILLKWFVNVTFLDLSENDNFTILPECLSECHHLKQLYLKNCNFLEEIRGIPPNLERLFADECYSLSSSSIRMLMSQKLHESGCTHFRFPNTTERIPDWFEHQSRGETISFWFDKELPSISFTFIIIRQHCMNPTVKLFVDGYEKEIGCDEFTGEFGELVGDETLLDNHTTFLHIKLEDYSVKFFKRWIHVEFKLWGYLWLGEVTRLFRNTQMGIHVWKEKSNMEGSVRFIDPSLLQFMPPQKKQRLVEVGVSEKGEEGFRRM, encoded by the exons ATGGTAGGACTTTATGGTACTGGAGGCATGGGTAAATCAACACTTGCAAAAGcagtttttaattttgttgcTGATCAATTTGAAGTTGTATGTTTTCTTCATAATGTCAGAGAGAATTCAAGTCATAATAACTTGAAACATCTCCAAAAGAAGCTCCtttcaaaaatagttaaatttgaCGGTAAGTTAGAAGATGTTAGTGAGGGAATATCAATCATAAAGGAAAGACTATCTAAAAAGAAGATTCTTTTGATTCTTGATGATGTTGACAAACTAGAGCAGCTAGAGGCTTTGGCTGGAGGACTTGATTGGTTCGGTCCTGGAAGCAGAGTCATCATTACCACTCGTGATACACATTTATTAGCCTGTCATGGGATTACAAGTACACATGTAGTAAAAGGGTTGAATGAGACAGAAGCTCTTGAATTGTTGAGGCGAATGGCGtttaaaaatgacaaagttCCTTCGAGTTATGAAGAGATTTTAAACCGTGTAGTTACTTATGCATCTGGCCTTCCCTTAGCAATAGTAACAATAGGGGGCAATTTGTTTGGAAGGAAGGTAGAAGATTGGAAGCGTACATTAGATGAGTATGAAAATATTCCCGATAAAGATATCCAAAGGATACTTCAAGTAAGCTATGATGCTTTGAAGGAAAAGGATCAGAGTGTCTTTCTAGACATTGCTTGTTGCTTCAAAGGGTGTAAATGGACAAAGgttaaaaaaatacttcatgCTCATTATGGCCATTGCATAGAACATCATGTTGGAGTGTTGGCTGAAAAATGTCTCATAGGTCATTGGGAATATGACACTTATGTGACCTTACATGACTTGATAGAGGACATGGGTAAAGAAGTCGTCCGACAAGAATCTCCCAACAAGCCTGGAGAACGCAGTAGGTTGTGGTTTCGCGATGATATAGTTAACGTTTTAAGAGATAATACG gGAACTGGGAATAttgaaatgatatatttaaaatatgacTCAACGGCAAGAGAAACAGAGTGGGATAGAATGGCTTGCAAGAAGATGACAAATCTCAAAACACttatcattgatgattataaGTTTTCTGGGGGTCCTGGGTATCTTCCAAGTAGTTTGAGATATTGGAAATGGAGATTTTGTCCTTTGAAGTCTCCATCTTGTATTTCGAGCAAG gAGTTCAACTATATGAAAGTCTTGATATTGGATCTTTGTGAATATTTAACCCATATACCTGATGTCTCGGGTCTTCGAAATCTAGAAAAGTGCTCCTTTCGAGAATGTCATAGTTTAATTACAATTCACAGTTCGATTGGACACCTAAATAAACTTGAAATCTTAAATGCATATGGTTGCTTAGAGCTTGAGCATTTCCCACCCTTACAGCTGCCCTCTcttaagaaatttgaaatctCTTATTGTGAGAGTCTCAAGAATTTTCCAGAATTATTATGCAAGATgacaaatataaaagatatcAAGATATATGATACTTCTATAGAAGAATTGCCgtattcatttcaaaatttcagtGAACTTCAACGGTTAACAATATCTGGATACGACCTAGGGGGAAAGCTCAGGTTCCCAAAATATAATGATAAAATGAATTCAATAGTGTTTTCAAATGTGGAACATGTTGACCTCAGAAACAACAACCTCTCAGATGAATGTCTCCCAATACTTCTCAAGTGGTTTGTTAATGTGACATTTCTAGACTTATCGGAGAACGATAATTTCACAATTCTTCCTGAGTGCCTTAGCGAATGTCACcatcttaaacaactttattTGAAGAACTGCAATTTTCTTGAGGAAATTAGAGGGATTCCACCAAATCTTGAAAGGCTTTTTGCAGACGAGTGTTATTCATTGAGTTCCTCAAGTATAAGAATGTTAATGAGTCag AAACTACATGAGTCTGGATGCACCCATTTTCGATTCCCAAACACAACCGAAAGGATTCCTGATTGGTTTGAGCACCAAAGCAGGGGAGAGACAATTTCTTTCTGGTTTGATAAAGAACTCCCTTCTATTAgttttacttttattattattcgtCAGCACTGCATGAACCCAACAGTCAAATTATTTGTGGATGGCTATGAAAAAGAGATAGGTTGTGACGAATTCACCGGAGAATTCGGTGAGCTAGTGGGTGATGAAACTTTGTTGGATAACCACACAActtttttgcatataaaattgGAAGATTATTCAGTCAAATTTTTTAAACGATGGATCCATGTGGAGTTTAAGTTGTGGGGTTATTTGTGGCTCGGGGAGGTTACAAGATTATTCAGAAATACGCAAATGGGAATCCATGTGTGGAAGGAGAAAAGCAACATGGAGGGGAGTGTGAGATTCATTGATCCTTCATTATTACAATTTATGCCTCCTCAAAAAAAGCAAAGATTGGTGGAAGTGGGAGTTTCAGAGAAAGGGGAGGAGGGTTTTAGGAGGATGTAA
- the LOC25497302 gene encoding disease resistance protein RPV1 isoform X1 codes for MAMQSPSRVFLSFRGSDTRNNFTGNLYKALVDKGICTFMDDNDLERGDEITPSLVKAIEESRIFIPIFSANYASSSFCLDELVQIIHCYKTKSCLVLPVFYDVEPTQLRHQSGSYGEHFTKHEERFQNNEKNMERLRQWKIALIQAANLSGYHYSPHGYEYKFIEKIVEDISNNINHVFLYVAKYPVGLQSPIEQVKLLLDLGSEDEVRMVGLYGTGGMGKSTLAKAVFNFVADQFEVVCFLHNVRENSSHNNLKHLQKKLLSKIVKFDGKLEDVSEGISIIKERLSKKKILLILDDVDKLEQLEALAGGLDWFGPGSRVIITTRDTHLLACHGITSTHVVKGLNETEALELLRRMAFKNDKVPSSYEEILNRVVTYASGLPLAIVTIGGNLFGRKVEDWKRTLDEYENIPDKDIQRILQVSYDALKEKDQSVFLDIACCFKGCKWTKVKKILHAHYGHCIEHHVGVLAEKCLIGHWEYDTYVTLHDLIEDMGKEVVRQESPNKPGERSRLWFRDDIVNVLRDNTGTGNIEMIYLKYDSTARETEWDRMACKKMTNLKTLIIDDYKFSGGPGYLPSSLRYWKWRFCPLKSPSCISSKEFNYMKVLILDLCEYLTHIPDVSGLRNLEKCSFRECHSLITIHSSIGHLNKLEILNAYGCLELEHFPPLQLPSLKKFEISYCESLKNFPELLCKMTNIKDIKIYDTSIEELPYSFQNFSELQRLTISGYDLGGKLRFPKYNDKMNSIVFSNVEHVDLRNNNLSDECLPILLKWFVNVTFLDLSENDNFTILPECLSECHHLKQLYLKNCNFLEEIRGIPPNLERLFADECYSLSSSSIRMLMSQKLHESGCTHFRFPNTTERIPDWFEHQSRGETISFWFDKELPSISFTFIIIRQHCMNPTVKLFVDGYEKEIGCDEFTGEFGELVGDETLLDNHTTFLHIKLEDYSVKFFKRWIHVEFKLWGYLWLGEVTRLFRNTQMGIHVWKEKSNMEGSVRFIDPSLLQFMPPQKKQRLVEVGVSEKGEEGFRRM; via the exons ATGGCTATGCAATCACCTTCCCGAGTGTTCCTCAGTTTCAGGGGCAGTGACACTCGCAACAATTTTACCGGTAATCTCTATAAGGCTCTTGTTGACAAGGGAATTTGTACTTTCATGGATGATAATGATCTTGAAAGAGGAGATGAAATCACACCATCACTTGTCAAGGCCATCGAAGAATCTAGAATTTTTATTCCCATATTTTCTGCCAACTATGcatcttcttcattttgtttggaCGAACTTGTCCAGATCATTCACTGCTACAAGACAAAGAGTTGCTTAGTATTGCCCGTTTTCTATGATGTGGAACCTACTCAGTTACGACATCAGAGTGGGAGTTATGGTGAGCATTTTACTAAGCATGAAGAGAGGTTTCAAAATAATGAGAAAAACATGGAGCGATTGCGTCAATGGAAGATAGCTCTTATCCAAGCTGCTAACTTGTCCGGCTATCATTATAGTCCTCATGG ATATGAATACAAGTTTATTGAGAAGATAGTCGAAGACATCTCCAACAATAtcaatcatgtttttttatatgtGGCCAAATACCCTGTTGGATTACAGTCCCCAATAGAACAAGTGAAATTGCTTCTTGACTTGGGCTCTGAGGATGAGGTCCGCATGGTAGGACTTTATGGTACTGGAGGCATGGGTAAATCAACACTTGCAAAAGcagtttttaattttgttgcTGATCAATTTGAAGTTGTATGTTTTCTTCATAATGTCAGAGAGAATTCAAGTCATAATAACTTGAAACATCTCCAAAAGAAGCTCCtttcaaaaatagttaaatttgaCGGTAAGTTAGAAGATGTTAGTGAGGGAATATCAATCATAAAGGAAAGACTATCTAAAAAGAAGATTCTTTTGATTCTTGATGATGTTGACAAACTAGAGCAGCTAGAGGCTTTGGCTGGAGGACTTGATTGGTTCGGTCCTGGAAGCAGAGTCATCATTACCACTCGTGATACACATTTATTAGCCTGTCATGGGATTACAAGTACACATGTAGTAAAAGGGTTGAATGAGACAGAAGCTCTTGAATTGTTGAGGCGAATGGCGtttaaaaatgacaaagttCCTTCGAGTTATGAAGAGATTTTAAACCGTGTAGTTACTTATGCATCTGGCCTTCCCTTAGCAATAGTAACAATAGGGGGCAATTTGTTTGGAAGGAAGGTAGAAGATTGGAAGCGTACATTAGATGAGTATGAAAATATTCCCGATAAAGATATCCAAAGGATACTTCAAGTAAGCTATGATGCTTTGAAGGAAAAGGATCAGAGTGTCTTTCTAGACATTGCTTGTTGCTTCAAAGGGTGTAAATGGACAAAGgttaaaaaaatacttcatgCTCATTATGGCCATTGCATAGAACATCATGTTGGAGTGTTGGCTGAAAAATGTCTCATAGGTCATTGGGAATATGACACTTATGTGACCTTACATGACTTGATAGAGGACATGGGTAAAGAAGTCGTCCGACAAGAATCTCCCAACAAGCCTGGAGAACGCAGTAGGTTGTGGTTTCGCGATGATATAGTTAACGTTTTAAGAGATAATACG gGAACTGGGAATAttgaaatgatatatttaaaatatgacTCAACGGCAAGAGAAACAGAGTGGGATAGAATGGCTTGCAAGAAGATGACAAATCTCAAAACACttatcattgatgattataaGTTTTCTGGGGGTCCTGGGTATCTTCCAAGTAGTTTGAGATATTGGAAATGGAGATTTTGTCCTTTGAAGTCTCCATCTTGTATTTCGAGCAAG gAGTTCAACTATATGAAAGTCTTGATATTGGATCTTTGTGAATATTTAACCCATATACCTGATGTCTCGGGTCTTCGAAATCTAGAAAAGTGCTCCTTTCGAGAATGTCATAGTTTAATTACAATTCACAGTTCGATTGGACACCTAAATAAACTTGAAATCTTAAATGCATATGGTTGCTTAGAGCTTGAGCATTTCCCACCCTTACAGCTGCCCTCTcttaagaaatttgaaatctCTTATTGTGAGAGTCTCAAGAATTTTCCAGAATTATTATGCAAGATgacaaatataaaagatatcAAGATATATGATACTTCTATAGAAGAATTGCCgtattcatttcaaaatttcagtGAACTTCAACGGTTAACAATATCTGGATACGACCTAGGGGGAAAGCTCAGGTTCCCAAAATATAATGATAAAATGAATTCAATAGTGTTTTCAAATGTGGAACATGTTGACCTCAGAAACAACAACCTCTCAGATGAATGTCTCCCAATACTTCTCAAGTGGTTTGTTAATGTGACATTTCTAGACTTATCGGAGAACGATAATTTCACAATTCTTCCTGAGTGCCTTAGCGAATGTCACcatcttaaacaactttattTGAAGAACTGCAATTTTCTTGAGGAAATTAGAGGGATTCCACCAAATCTTGAAAGGCTTTTTGCAGACGAGTGTTATTCATTGAGTTCCTCAAGTATAAGAATGTTAATGAGTCag AAACTACATGAGTCTGGATGCACCCATTTTCGATTCCCAAACACAACCGAAAGGATTCCTGATTGGTTTGAGCACCAAAGCAGGGGAGAGACAATTTCTTTCTGGTTTGATAAAGAACTCCCTTCTATTAgttttacttttattattattcgtCAGCACTGCATGAACCCAACAGTCAAATTATTTGTGGATGGCTATGAAAAAGAGATAGGTTGTGACGAATTCACCGGAGAATTCGGTGAGCTAGTGGGTGATGAAACTTTGTTGGATAACCACACAActtttttgcatataaaattgGAAGATTATTCAGTCAAATTTTTTAAACGATGGATCCATGTGGAGTTTAAGTTGTGGGGTTATTTGTGGCTCGGGGAGGTTACAAGATTATTCAGAAATACGCAAATGGGAATCCATGTGTGGAAGGAGAAAAGCAACATGGAGGGGAGTGTGAGATTCATTGATCCTTCATTATTACAATTTATGCCTCCTCAAAAAAAGCAAAGATTGGTGGAAGTGGGAGTTTCAGAGAAAGGGGAGGAGGGTTTTAGGAGGATGTAA